A window from Dehalococcoidia bacterium encodes these proteins:
- a CDS encoding ABC transporter permease yields the protein MRRFWILVRKELRSIKKEKTILFAMLIQFFIASFSSIMLTGIMAFYDPTSIGENSNVNIKVGYVGDAASPVMYSLVEKRNIQVFPIPDIAGAEKAFQSNQLDAIVSVPASEAGIVDMQLFLPESDAQSTVILMTLNEPLKKAENAMREANGVQLNYSDLEGKPSTDYEFLYSIIIPLLMFFPALIAGSIVIDTFSEELEGKTLDTLWAAPISLNQIFSSKVFAAILTALFQCALWVGLLRINGFSIENLVPVLSLSVIVAAAVSFAAGIIGLYFKDRERSQFIYSLVLLGAVGLSYLSNPSPFSLLTRLAVGDYSVGLGQVALYLLPLMGVAGVFLLASKRLVAAER from the coding sequence ATGAGACGGTTCTGGATACTGGTAAGGAAAGAACTGCGATCGATCAAGAAAGAGAAGACGATTCTCTTTGCCATGCTGATCCAGTTCTTCATCGCTTCTTTTTCTTCGATTATGCTGACGGGCATCATGGCGTTCTATGATCCGACATCGATCGGCGAGAATTCCAATGTCAACATCAAAGTGGGATATGTTGGCGATGCTGCCAGCCCGGTGATGTATTCGCTGGTAGAGAAACGAAACATACAAGTGTTCCCCATCCCTGATATTGCGGGCGCAGAGAAAGCATTCCAATCAAACCAGCTTGATGCCATCGTGTCTGTTCCGGCCAGTGAGGCGGGAATAGTGGATATGCAGCTCTTCTTGCCGGAGTCGGATGCGCAGTCGACGGTCATCCTGATGACGCTGAACGAGCCTCTCAAAAAGGCCGAGAATGCGATGCGGGAAGCAAACGGGGTGCAACTCAACTATTCTGATCTTGAGGGAAAACCTAGCACCGACTATGAATTCCTCTATTCCATCATCATTCCCCTGCTGATGTTCTTCCCGGCGCTGATTGCCGGAAGCATCGTCATCGATACCTTCTCTGAGGAATTGGAGGGCAAGACGCTTGATACTCTATGGGCTGCGCCCATTTCTCTCAACCAGATATTTTCGTCCAAGGTGTTCGCTGCTATCCTGACAGCATTGTTCCAGTGCGCCTTATGGGTGGGCCTGTTGCGGATCAACGGTTTCTCTATAGAAAACCTCGTGCCGGTGCTTTCTCTTTCCGTTATCGTCGCTGCCGCTGTGTCATTTGCTGCAGGGATCATCGGGCTTTACTTCAAGGATAGAGAGCGTTCCCAGTTCATCTATTCGCTGGTGCTCCTTGGCGCTGTGGGGTTGAGCTACCTCTCGAACCCATCGCCTTTCAGCTTGTTGACCAGGCTGGCTGTTGGTGATTACTCTGTGGGACTGGGACAGGTGGCTTTGTATCTGCTTCCCCTGATGGGAGTAGCCGGCGTGTTTCTCCTGGCTTCGAAGAGGCTGGTGGCTGCGGAGAGGTGA